A stretch of Vairimorpha necatrix chromosome 2, complete sequence DNA encodes these proteins:
- a CDS encoding homeobox domain-containing protein: MNNFLNDNTLAEALFGLIKLKKENKRYKPRSYTQVKEYVLFHTYERVQWPSLNLVEDLSGLLDLNINSIKWWFQKKRRNMTPEERKNKNCDDVDRKYLLYLYKWANVLNSEKK, translated from the coding sequence ATGAATAACTTCTTAAACGATAATACTTTGGCGGAGGCTCTATTTGGATtgataaaactaaaaaaagaaaacaaaagatACAAACCAAGAAGCTATACGCAGGTTAAAGAGTATGTGCTCTTTCACACCTATGAAAGAGTTCAATGGCCATCATTGAATTTAGTAGAAGACTTGAGCGGGCTTCTCgatttgaatataaattcaatTAAATGGTGGTttcaaaagaaaagaagaaaCATGACAccagaagaaagaaaaaataaaaactgcGACGATGTAGATCGCAAATATTTgttgtatttatataagtGGGCAAATGTATTGAAttctgaaaaaaaataa